A portion of the Vibrio coralliirubri genome contains these proteins:
- a CDS encoding DUF294 nucleotidyltransferase-like domain-containing protein yields the protein MPQSLLPNILQFIGQIDPFDKIPKEALRELASNVQITYLGKGDVVDLCESGKEKSLYIIRTGSMEQRKSDGVLRARLGSEDLFGFTFLDSEVNDEKGYRAVAIENTLLYVIPHSALQTLFKAFPSCAEHFASQAQVRLKSALDVVWSNKEKGLFIRKVEEVASGQVAIVKSEQTIQSVAVEMLHQRSPCAVIYEGETIVGLITDRDMTKRVIAHGVSTDSLISEVMTHSPLTVKPDDLVLHAASIMMQFNIRNLPVVKENKVVGLLTTSHLVQNHRVQAIFLIEKIKYAGSVKTMSSFTSERQAIFEALVEGKVAPETVGKVMTMIMDAYTRRLIQIAIDKLGPPPCDFSWIVAGSHARNEVHMLSDQDSAIVLADDATDSDRIYFKHLAMMVTNGLASCHYPLCPGKFMAATPKWCQPLSVWKHYYKKWVANPEYERLLNISVFLEIRTIYGNSEFEGILRDELHSNIRGNREFLSTLVKDAVNTNPPLGIFNSLVLEKSGENKKTLNVKKYAINLIIDLARIYGLAVECDLSATDERFAAANEKGMLSDDAFKNILGAYQFILSFRFGHQLEALKNGDVPDNNINPDSFGSFERKHLKDAFRIIADLQEAAKIRFGAR from the coding sequence ATGCCCCAGTCTCTACTGCCAAATATTCTTCAATTCATAGGTCAAATCGACCCATTCGATAAGATCCCTAAAGAAGCACTTCGCGAACTTGCCTCTAACGTGCAAATTACCTATCTCGGTAAGGGAGATGTGGTCGATTTGTGTGAGTCGGGGAAGGAAAAATCGCTCTATATCATTCGAACGGGCTCTATGGAGCAACGAAAATCGGATGGTGTGCTTCGTGCTCGTTTAGGCAGTGAAGATTTGTTCGGCTTTACGTTCTTAGATTCTGAAGTCAACGATGAAAAAGGTTATAGAGCTGTCGCAATCGAAAATACCTTACTTTATGTGATTCCACACTCGGCACTTCAAACGCTCTTCAAAGCCTTTCCAAGTTGCGCAGAACACTTTGCTTCACAGGCGCAGGTTCGCTTGAAGTCGGCACTGGATGTGGTTTGGTCAAATAAAGAGAAAGGCCTATTCATTCGTAAAGTCGAAGAAGTAGCAAGCGGGCAGGTGGCGATTGTTAAGTCTGAGCAAACCATCCAGTCGGTTGCGGTTGAAATGCTTCATCAACGCTCACCGTGTGCGGTGATCTATGAAGGTGAAACCATTGTTGGTTTGATCACCGACCGAGACATGACTAAGCGAGTGATTGCCCACGGCGTGAGTACTGATAGCTTGATCTCAGAGGTAATGACGCACTCTCCACTTACGGTAAAACCGGATGATTTAGTACTGCATGCTGCGTCTATCATGATGCAATTCAATATCCGTAACTTGCCCGTTGTGAAAGAGAATAAGGTCGTTGGTCTTCTCACTACGTCTCATTTGGTTCAAAACCACCGTGTGCAAGCGATATTCTTGATCGAGAAAATCAAATACGCGGGCAGCGTAAAAACCATGTCTTCGTTCACCTCAGAGCGACAAGCTATTTTTGAAGCGCTGGTGGAAGGTAAAGTGGCGCCTGAAACCGTCGGCAAGGTAATGACCATGATTATGGATGCCTACACTCGTCGATTGATTCAAATAGCGATTGATAAATTAGGCCCACCACCGTGTGATTTCTCTTGGATCGTAGCCGGATCGCACGCGCGTAATGAAGTGCACATGCTATCCGACCAAGACAGCGCGATTGTTCTAGCTGACGATGCAACCGACAGTGACCGTATTTACTTCAAACACCTAGCGATGATGGTGACCAATGGGCTAGCAAGCTGCCACTACCCATTATGTCCAGGTAAATTCATGGCCGCGACGCCGAAATGGTGTCAGCCACTCAGTGTTTGGAAGCACTACTACAAGAAGTGGGTGGCTAACCCAGAGTATGAACGCTTACTTAACATCAGTGTGTTCCTAGAAATTCGTACTATCTACGGCAACAGTGAGTTCGAAGGCATTCTTCGCGATGAGCTGCATAGCAATATTCGCGGTAACCGTGAGTTTTTAAGCACGTTAGTGAAAGACGCGGTTAATACCAATCCACCACTTGGTATTTTCAATAGCTTAGTGTTAGAGAAGTCAGGTGAGAATAAGAAAACGTTGAACGTGAAGAAGTACGCGATCAACTTGATTATCGACTTAGCGCGTATCTATGGCCTTGCTGTGGAGTGCGATTTGTCGGCGACTGACGAACGTTTCGCTGCTGCCAATGAAAAAGGTATGCTGAGCGACGACGCATTCAAGAACATTCTGGGTGCTTACCAGTTCATTCTCTCTTTCCGTTTTGGTCATCAACTTGAAGCGCTGAAGAACGGGGATGTGCCTGACAACAACATCAACCCAGATAGCTTTGGTAGCTTTGAGCGTAAAC